In Besnoitia besnoiti strain Bb-Ger1 chromosome I, whole genome shotgun sequence, the genomic window TCTTGCTTCGAGGCTCCTTCGGAGGAATTAAACCTCCGCTCCACTGCGCCGAAGCCGCTTTCGCGCAGATACCGGCGCATTCCACTCGCTGCTGCAAGTCGTGCACTTTGTCAgacctctctctctttccattttcgcggcggagccgtTTTTTGCGCTAGAAAACATGGCGTTTAACTACGCTACGCGCACTTGAGCCGAAACCCGAGACAGTGCTCCAGCGCGTTTTGTCTAATTGCGAGAGCCTCGCGTCGTTTCTCGCGACCGCGCGAAGACGTAGAAGGCAGCAcccgcctgcggcagaaAGCTGAgcccggcgcaggcgagaatTGTTCGGGCCGCGAAAAAAAGCGACACGCAGCCCGGGTGGCGAATTCCCAGGacggcgctctctcgccagGTGTCGCTACACTCCAacgaggcggacggcggctgCCTTGTGATTCGGGGAATCGGAGACAAACAGTAGttgagaggaggcgacgcaaaGAACGATTCAGAGACTTCCAGACACGCGGAAGCGGACAGACAAGAAAGAAAAGTTGCAGCGTAAACCCTTTTGTGCGAAGTGCTCCGGAGAAGTCAACAGGGCGACATAAGGACGGGAGACCAGGCAGAGATTTGTGCACGGATCCTATAGATCGCATGACTCCGTCGCTGTCGTTATTTGCATCGTCTTTTTTACAGATCGTGCCGCGCCCCAATCCTCAGCTTTTAGACGCCTGTGTCAACACCTTGTTCACATGTCCACGACGAACGTAGGCAAACAAGTGTGTGCATGTTTCTATGAAGATAGagatacatgcatgcatattcGCGAATACACTCTCTCGGCGCTACACCCCGTCCTCATATCACAGctccgcacgcggcgcactGAGAAAACTCAGGAGAGCCTTCCGCTCTGCCGCCCCAGAAACCTCAAATGGACCTCCACATACACAAATATTcactatatatatttacatatttTATATGCACACAaaaatatatgcatatgtatatgtaatATTCAGTAGATATTTAAATATGGGCCACGCGGGCGCCCGCAGAAGAGGTATGTGGCGGAAGGCTGCGTCTCAGAGGTTTTCTTGCTCGATGACAGCGTCGGAGGCGCCTCTGGCCTGAAGGACTTGCActctgcgacgccggcagTTCGCCTCGTATTTGCTCttgaagacgcggcgcgcgaggcagtaGTCGAACTGCCGCGTGCGATCAAGCCACTTGAGTCTCTGAAatgaaaaaagagaaaaacgccaCACACACTTCAGATGCACACATACCCTGAACCCTAGACCCCCGCGAGTGTGAGGACGGCTGCGCCGGGTCTCATCCGCCAaactcgccgcctcgcgactGGAAAAACGCATACAGACTCCacggctgcctgcgcgcgtcaGTCAGAACACCATTCCACAGGCTGAGCGACGCCTGAGCCTCTGTGACGTTTGTGcttgcggcgcgcgtgcgttACTTTTTTCTCACCTTTCGGTGCCAGAATCGCGTTTTGCTGTCGAGGAAGGGGAACCAGTCGCGGACGGCTTGGGGGTTGACGCGTTGGgtggagagggcgaggcgcatgTCGGTCGTGAGGCTGCGGGGGGTGTGTTTGAGTATGAAGAGCTTGTGGAAGTACTCGTCCATGGGGTATtcgcggaagcggaggatGACGGCGAACTTCCACGTCTTGATCAAGTTGAccgagcggaggcggaacTGTGGCCGCTTGATCTTCCCCTGGATGTTGAGCATGTAGCTGTCGACGTAGACGCGCGAGATGTCTCCGCCCTGTTCGTGgatcttcttccgcgtcgcgttCAGCAGATTCAGCAGGTAGTTCACGCGGTGGAGACAGAGCGAGGAAAGCCAGTCGATCGCATCCGTAATCTGCAACCCCTTGATAATGTTGCAGTACagcagcagcttcttcttgccCAGCGGAATGTTcatctttttctcttcccagacgcgcccgccgcccttcttccGCCAGACAAAGTCAATtccttcgcgctcgcgctcagcctcctccgcctcacgcaccgcgcgccgacggagCTTGAGGCGTTTCTGCCTACTCGGTAGAGCTGAGAACGGatccagccgcgcgccctcgac contains:
- a CDS encoding hypothetical protein (encoded by transcript BESB_002380); amino-acid sequence: MIRPLARRARKAGGSTPLPSLSWLSFLSPLPLAPAATSAAVSFSSVSSSTSSFRCSSLRARRALVESSVSGSLGLSPSSACVGGRGVARSLAPATGLFSAHLPASPLPSCLHASPVIPPLVARNAAGQQPGGSRRLAFPVAGSAFCVTASPSGWGGADDAPHTAARLLPSRNFSSGLPNTKRSIRDPLWRRAGWWRWRQREVSALNRGRAFRRHLFPRFVTDTISFEDVAEAEAKAFRATVAETGRYPGQRVNFFVPQVEGARLDPFSALPSRQKRLKLRRRAVREAEEAEREREGIDFVWRKKGGGRVWEEKKMNIPLGKKKLLLYCNIIKGLQITDAIDWLSSLCLHRVNYLLNLLNATRKKIHEQGGDISRVYVDSYMLNIQGKIKRPQFRLRSVNLIKTWKFAVILRFREYPMDEYFHKLFILKHTPRSLTTDMRLALSTQRVNPQAVRDWFPFLDSKTRFWHRKRLKWLDRTRQFDYCLARRVFKSKYEANCRRRRVQVLQARGASDAVIEQENL